The following proteins are co-located in the Silene latifolia isolate original U9 population chromosome 1, ASM4854445v1, whole genome shotgun sequence genome:
- the LOC141652777 gene encoding uncharacterized protein LOC141652777: MSRWTLVLAEFDLKYVPLKVVKGRAVTDFLADNPIEEDSVTDMWSFPDENVVHVEDKVWDLYFDGASSSMVYGVGILLISPKGEHVSVSIKLYFLATNNAAEYEACLLGLRSTISLNIKKLLAKIEELEKYFEEIHYVHLPREENQFAHALSKLAALVNIPDHIDSMPLCVERRSAPSYINEINGTEEDEIEPWYTSILKFKDT, translated from the exons ATGTCGAGATGGACTCTCGTGTTAGCTGAATTCGATCTTAAGTATGTACCCTTGAAAGTAGTGAAAGGAAGGGCTGTCACCGACTTCCTCGCGGACAATCCAATAGAGGAAGACAGTGTTACGGACATGTGGTCTTTCCCAGATGAAAACGTGGTTCATGTCGAAGACAAAGTATGGGATCTTTACTTCGATGGAGCTTCGAGTAGCATGGTATATGGGGTCGGAATCCTCCTCATTTCACCAAAGGGAGAACATGTATCTGTATCCATCAAGTTATATTTCCTCGCGACCAACAATGCTGCTGAGTACGAAGCATGCCTACTGGGTTTGCGCAGTACTATCAGTCTAAATATAAAGAAGTTACTG GCTAAGATAGAGGAATTGGAAAAGTATTTTGAGGAAATACACTATGTCCATTTACccagagaagagaatcaattcgcCCATGCTCTGTCTAAGTTGGCagctttggttaacatcccagaTCATATAGACAGCATGCCATTATGTGTGGAACGAAGATCGGCACCATCATACATTAATGAAATTAATGGCACTGAGGAAGATGAGATCGAACCTTGGTACACATCAATCTTGAAATTCAAAGACACATGA